One genomic window of Deltaproteobacteria bacterium includes the following:
- a CDS encoding biotin--[acetyl-CoA-carboxylase] ligase, whose protein sequence is MHPNAKSSITEHVLRSALKTEVLGRDHIEIHERIDSTNERAKELALAGAREGTLVLAESQTAGRGRLGRIWHSPPGLNIYLSLVLRPELPPARISLLTLAAGVAGASAIGRIIGQTPSVKWPNDLLLQNRKIAGILAEMNMKNTKVLFVILGVGINVNLSAHDLPPELAAQAGSLFIATGRTWDRVEVLAAFLYEMEKYYKFLTQNRHEELLNQYRQICQTLNSQVRFVQQSNLVEGTAIDVNQSGELIVKRAIDGEIVHVNAGDVSLLSIAPKHLADDC, encoded by the coding sequence ATGCACCCCAATGCAAAAAGCTCCATAACCGAACATGTTCTTCGGTCTGCCTTAAAGACTGAAGTCTTAGGCCGTGATCATATTGAGATTCATGAGCGGATTGATTCGACCAATGAGCGTGCGAAAGAGCTGGCTCTGGCAGGGGCAAGGGAAGGGACGCTTGTCCTGGCCGAGAGTCAAACGGCAGGGCGGGGCAGACTTGGAAGAATATGGCACTCTCCGCCTGGTCTGAATATCTATTTATCCCTGGTTCTTAGGCCTGAACTTCCCCCTGCCCGGATATCCCTCCTAACCCTGGCCGCGGGAGTAGCCGGGGCTTCAGCCATAGGTCGTATTATCGGTCAGACTCCATCTGTCAAATGGCCCAACGATCTACTGCTTCAAAACAGAAAGATCGCCGGTATTCTCGCCGAAATGAATATGAAAAATACAAAGGTTCTCTTTGTTATCTTGGGCGTGGGAATCAATGTAAATCTGTCCGCTCACGATCTGCCTCCTGAACTGGCTGCTCAGGCGGGTTCCCTTTTTATAGCTACCGGTCGAACCTGGGACAGGGTGGAAGTCCTGGCTGCCTTCCTCTATGAGATGGAAAAATATTATAAATTTTTAACTCAAAACCGCCATGAGGAACTCCTGAACCAGTATCGTCAAATCTGTCAGACTTTGAACTCCCAGGTTCGTTTTGTTCAACAATCGAATCTGGTAGAAGGAACGGCTATTGATGTGAATCAATCAGGAGAGTTGATAGTTAAGCGAGCCATTGATGGGGAAATCGTTCACGTTAATGCAGGAGATGTTTCACTGCTCTCCATTGCACCCAAACATTTGGCAGATGACTGCTAA